The DNA window TCGCCACCTTGTCGGGCGTTTCGAAGCGCTGGCATGCGAGGGCGAAGGCGAGAAAAAGCGATGCGGCGAGCGGAATCCAGGGCGCCCGAAGGGCTTTCATCGTGACTTGTCCTTCCGAGGCATGGTATAATACTGCCCAACACGGGACAAGCGATCCCAAGACTGACGCTCGTGAGGGGGTGGATAGGTTTGGCTCAGGTCGTCGTAACGGGCGAAGAATCCATTGACCGGGTTCTCAATCGCTTCAAGAAACTGTGCGAGAAGGAAGGCTTGCGGCGCGAAATGAAGCGCCGTGTCGCCTACGAGAAGCCGAGCGAGCGCCGACGCCGCAAGCTGCTGCGTCGCCGCCGTCAGCTTCTGCGCGCACAAGCCAAGATGCAACAGTGGAGCTAGTCGCGGGAGGCTAGCCTGCCTTGAGCGGGCTTCCCATGACTGGCAGACGAACCAAAAGCCTGTGGCGTGTCACGGACACGCGATAGGCTTTTTTGGTGTC is part of the Candidatus Poribacteria bacterium genome and encodes:
- the rpsU gene encoding 30S ribosomal protein S21, with product MAQVVVTGEESIDRVLNRFKKLCEKEGLRREMKRRVAYEKPSERRRRKLLRRRRQLLRAQAKMQQWS